A window of Garra rufa chromosome 6, GarRuf1.0, whole genome shotgun sequence genomic DNA:
ccacaaaaccagtcataagagtcaattttctgaagtgtatacatcatctgaaagctataagcgttccattaatgtatgatttgttaggataggacaatatttggctgagatgcaactatttgaaaatatggaatctgaggatattgataaaatattgagaaaatcgcctttaaagttgtccaaaccaagttcctagcaatgcatattactaatcaaaaattaaggtttgatatatttatggtagggaatttacaaaatatcttcatggaacatgatctttactaaatatcctaatgatttttggctattgctacaaatatacccgtgtacttaagactggttttgtggtaaacgagtcacattttgatttattatCTGTTTATTTTAAATGGACAACTTTTGTCAATGTCAAAATCTATTCTGTACTgttacatttgatcaatttaatgtgttttttattattttttttaaatgacttcaAGCAATTGAACTGTAGTATACATGCCGTTTTAGTAATAATTTATGCAAATGAAGCAAACAGCTGCAAATTGTCCCATTGTAAACTTGAGATGTTTGCATCTGGTTGTATTGAACTTTTTagaattttatggaataactgcTTAACCAGAGAAAAATGATAACTGCAAAGAAAAGCAGGAAATCACTTTACTTGACATTAATATGGTGACCACTAGATGTCAGTAGATGCCAGTACATTGGCGAAAGCCGCTTTGCTTGAACTACTGAGATGTGAGTTCTTAATAATTCCCTCTGTTATAAACCTAAGTATTATACATCAATCACAAAAATAAGAAATCTGTGCTCTGCTTGTTTTTCTTCAGTGGAAGTATGATCAAATGACCGCCACCTACCTTTTACTGCTGGCTAAAAAGCGTCAAGGCCGACCTGTGCGTCTGAGAGTAGAATGCCCCATGATTGACCCCATGTACTCTCCTTTACAGGACATACAAGTGAGTTCAAAATTCACATTCATATGTTTAGGAGCATTATGAATGCATAATGGTCAGTTCAtgatacatttataaatacaAAGATGGTATTACCATGATACTTTAAAGTCACACAGAAGCTAtagatgtgtttatttatttatttagcttgatGTGTAAATGCTTATGTAGTTGAAGTCGTTTACAGGAGTATGATTTTGTGTATCTGTCTCAGCTGAAGAAAAGTCTACGCTTCAGTGAGGATGATGATGGTGTTCACCCAGTGGTGCTTGGCTCTATGGTCTTCCCCCCTGATTGCTACGATGACGAGAATCCCTGGACCCCTCTCACACCCAAGAACACACACACTACAAACACTCCACGCATGGTTAGCCTCCGTGTTCTCTTTATTTGTCTCTTCCCACTTGTCCAGTGCTGCTTATATAGccaaagttttttttcttctacatTTAACTTCCTTTTTATTCTCCATTCTCCTTTTCTCATACTGCATCTTACTTGTTTTGTTAGTTAATACTATTActtgtttttgtttaatatacttttttttttcttttttttttttcaaaaagtcaCGGAACACCGCACTGTTAACTGGTGAAACAGTCCTCCTGAATTATTGcagtgttaataaaaaaaaagtgtgtgtttggtaaaaagttaagaaatttaaaaagttaaagctggaataattaagatttttttataatgtttttaaaagaagtcggTAACACTTACAATAAGGTGTTATTTGTTTACATTAGTTGATgtataaactaacatgaacaaacaatgaacactacatttattacaatatttattaatctattaatgttagttaaaaaaatacagttgttcattgctTGCTCATGTTAgtacattaatgttaacaaacaccacttgtgataataataatgcatttgtaaatgctgaaattaacattaactaacattaataaatgctgtaaaagtactgatcattcttagttcatgttaactaatgaaccttattgtaaagtgttaccaagaagTCTTATTTTCACAAAGGATGCATTTATTCTAGTCtttagagtcacatgatccttcagaaatcatttcaaatatgctgatttggtgcataTTATTGTAGAAGTTAAAAACTTGTGCTTGAGGctcattaattattattttttgctatttttattcaACGAAGACATATTAAATTGAGCAAAGGTGACAGAAAAGacttttataatattacaaaatatttttatttcataaaaatgttcttttgaactttcttttcatcaaagaatgtaTCCTGGTTTCCACGGAAATATTAAGCAGTAAGACAATTTCAACAGTGATAATAGTAAGAACCATTGTTAATATTTGAGCACAAATAATATTTGATACCTAAGCactaaattagaatattagaatgatttctgaaggatcatgtgacactgaagactggaataatgatgctgaaaacttagcTTTGCCACCACAGGAAACAATTACATTTAGAAATGTCTTAAAAtagagaaaagttattttaaattgtagtaatatttacagtattaatgttttactgtattttttgataaaaacagaaggcagccttggtgagcataagagacttctttcaaaaacaataagaaattgtatttattcagcctttttaaTAACAGTATATGGCAACAGATTTCAACACATGTAACTTTGATAATGTTATTTGTTTCCAAAATGAAACCAAATGTTAAGCAGGTAATAATGTTAGGCATTTCACAGTCAAGTTTGTGATTCtcagtgactttttttttgcattactaAAGGAAATACTTAATGTAACTTTAGTTACTAATTGTTTTGAAAACTCTTGTCATCACCAGAAGCTCACCTCTGaaacatcagagaagaagcggAATGAAATCGGTTACTCCCCCATCATAGAGCAAGGGAGACCTCGTCAACAGAAGCCAGAGAGACGTGATAGAACCAGAGAAAATAAAGAGAATCTTAACGTGACAGGCACAGATGGAGATGTTTTTGCTCTGCCGCCCCCCCGAACTCCAATGTGTAGCAGAAAGACCAAATCCAACAGAAATGTAGCGACAACACCTAACAACAACATCACTACCACAACCAGCGACGCAAACAAAGGTGAGATGATTAGTGAATCAGTTAAACATCACAAAAAGTGTACAAAGTGTTCACTTTTGATTTTATTATCCAAATATGTTATCCTTTGCTGAAATATTCTTATCACTTCTTTTGTGTTTACGTTTTATGTATAGAGCACACTTTCTCCAGAATGAAATGAATTCATTTTGTTTCTTGACCTCAACtgttacatacagttgaggtcaaaagtttacacccccctttcaaaatctgcaaaatgttaattattttaccaaaataagagggatcatacaaaatgcttgttattgtttgtttagtactgacctgaataagatatttcacataaaagatgtttacatatagtccacaagagaaaataatagtagaatttataaaaaaaatgacccagttcaaaagtttacatcccctagattcttaaaggtcccatattgtcaaaatcgaaatttcctggctttttttcatgataactgaggtctaggggctatgtaactaccatatgagtttcaaaacagtcaatccacagtaaactgcacacagcctgcttaaagtagctgttcattttcacgagccgctgtgacttctgtaacgatgtgacgtccgatctactcagtcaccaccccgagcaccaaccagcGTCCCACCCTctttttgtcaaacccagacaatatcgtgtccataacattgctaagcaacaacaacacgaaaacaagttgagaaaaccctgttcagtccatAGATgccgaaactacatcattgcacaggcttcagaacaacgtgaatataagagaccactggcacgtcaacttcagcctctttcacacagcgattccggtaaatacacggataatgtgtcccatgatttgttccggaattgtttaatttggttcattcacatttgttttccggaatctgtgcgtgctttacacacaacccataaagacatgtgacgtttggatgtgagatgtaatgcgacgcgtacgtttcactaaactgaaactaacctgaacaaactgtgcttcagcgctgatagtgaggagctggctctgcccgatcgccgcttcattccactttgcacgtattttttcgtcgtgaagagtcgcagggtaatgtgcatcactacaacactgcctttatggttctggcttttgttcacacagcgctcgttcccgtaattttccagaatcagcgcgcattatgcattcggtgtttgaaaaagaaaaaaattaatgatcattctgaaatatcctgttgagtatcagcaggctaggctctctctatggctctgggctcggctaaagcatacatgaccgtagttacctgtggttggcctggctttgcgtcactcagaaaacaacaggccaatcagaagagaggctcatgaatattaattagatgggccaaaatcgacctgtttttgacagagctcctaaaaaaggagctgtaaaaatatattgagatggattttggcacttataccgcaaatatatattcttaaggacatcaacaaataaaataaacctccagaaatgtgtacaatatgggacctttaatattatgttcttacctgaatgatcctcagctggttttttttgtttgtttttttgtttagtgagagttgttcatgagtcccttatttgtcctgaacagttaaactgctgttcttcagaaaaatcctccaggtcccacaaattctttggtttttcatcttttttgtgtatttgaaccctttccaacaatgactgtatgattttacacttaatgcatgttttttccttctgtagcattagtaagcatttgaaacttctgtaatagttgcacatgagtccctcagttgtcctcagtgtgaaaagatcgatctcaaaatcatatagtcattgttggaaagggttcaaatacacagaaatgctggaaaaccaaagactttgtgggacctgaaggatttttttgaagaacagtaggtagtttaactgtttaggacaaacaagagactcataaacaactatcacaacaaaaacccccccccaaaaaaacagatgtggatcattcaggtaagaacccagtattaagaatcaaggggatgtaaacttttgaacagggtcatttttaaaaattcttttGGTGTCATTCAGCAAGGTATTGTGCCGACTGTAGATGCTTAAACCCCTTATCTGGGGTTTAAAAGAATATATCTAAAAAGAGTTTGTGTCTGCTTTAATATGTTGTGTCGTCTAGCATTTATAGTTTGATTCAGTTGACCAGAGTGTGAGTGTATGTCTCTGTATGGGCGCAGTGTGTCTAGGGAAACGTCTTCATGTCCCAACATCCACTGTGTCCACCTCGTTACTGTCACACACCACCTCCTGCACTGGAACGGACAGGTGCACACTGGGGACGgagcgtgtgtgtatgtgtgcatgcGTGTGTGTACGAGACAACTCCCGAAGCGCATACTGACAGCTGTACGTGTTGCTGTTCACAGTGCTGCGGCAGCATGTAGCATGTAGTGACACGTGTTTATCCTGTGTGTGCAGGAGCGGGCAGTGCCACTAAAGAAGTGTCCCGCAGGAGAGAAGTGGACCAACAGCAGAACGGCCAACAAGGAGAATTGGATATACTGGCTTTTAGCCCCGAGAGAAGGTAAAGGACTTTCTGTCTCTTGTGAGAAGAGTCAAATAACCAgctcaaagaaagaaaaagaatggAGTGGCGCAGGACTGTGGggtttaaaggtgaagtgtgttaTTGTGCCCTAAGAGTAAAAAGAATTACAATCACAGGTTTTCCAAAAAATGGCtcataaatacatatacataattGACACTACacctttaaaatattatatttttaaaataacttcggtcacactttatattaggtggccttaactattatgtacttgcgttacaaaaataagtacaatgtacttaatctGCTCATATTGTATTCCAAAACAcgtttgcttctattaaggtgggatatgggtaaagttagggacaggtttagtggtatgggtaggtttaagggtgggttagggtgtaagggatgggtcaacaatggtaattacagaaatgaattacaaatgtaattgcatataggtttttaaaaaatatataagtacaatgtaaaaacatgtatgtacacaataactacattgtaccaaatgattaatttaaatgtacgtacatagtagttaaggccaccttaACTAAAAagtgtcacaattgcgagaactATAACACGTAATTGAGTtattaggtcagaattgtgagatataaactcacaattctgagaacataccagtcttttctctcagaattggactcgcaatttatctcgaaattctgagtttatttctcacaattgggagtttatatcttgcaattctgacttcatttttgtATTTATAGAAATGTGAAGTTATATTCTAAACTGCATTTTCCACATCTCCAGGTCTCGATCTCTGGACTTGGCTGGCTGTCAGGTAGACAGTGGGCAGAAGCGTAAGGGAGGTAAAGTGTTTGGCAGTCTGGAGAGAGGCCTGGATAAAGTCATTACAATGCTCACACCCAGCAAGAAGAGAGGACCTCGAGATGGACCACGCAAAATTAAGGTATCATTCgtcttatttttacatttgtattgttTGTCTGTTATTCTCATCAGTGCATGAAATGCCCTTCTTTTTCATATTCCAGTTATTTATAACTGTGATTTGGCATGATTATTACTTGATTATCACACGTGACCCGTTTCACAAACACCACCTCACTGGAGGTTAACCAAACTTAAAAAGGAATAGGTcaacatttactcactctcatgccaTAATCTTGTATGACTTCATTGATTACAAAAGATGTTTGACAATATGTTCAAGCTgctccctttaaaaaaaaaattaaagcagtGGTTTCACTCCAAGGCCCACTATTGTCCACAACAATATTCAAATGCCCCTATGACTTTTGAAATgagacatacagtcaaaccaaaaactattcagacaccagatataatttttgatatttttttactagtgggtgcaagaCACTATAGTTAACTTATGTAAGCGAGGatagtaaaataaagtaatacaTTCTTCATACAGTAAACTATCAGTAAAACTAATAAGAATTTGGGACCAaacatttgatttgacactttgacctgaccatgttttgttacatacctttctatcaagatgaatttgttctgacactgtttaactcttgagttattatcatattttattcccattttctaaactatagtgaataattttagtgaattttttttaagtatcacAAACAACTTGTGTGCTCTCTTTGAGGAACAGACTGAATTCTATTTGTAATCAATGGAAGAAAGACACTTTTAATAgataaagaaactcatacagttttggaacaacttgagagttaaatgatgatagaattcttttttttttttttttttttttttgtcatttactcactttcaagttgttccaaacctgagtttctttcttctggtGAACACATaagaagaatgtgggtaaccaaacagttactGGTCcttattgacttccatagtattttttttaaactatccctttaacatttgcTTCATGTGTCCATATTTCTTTCTATTTCATTTCAGGTAGTCTCTCCATAATGCACATGTTGACGTTCATCAGTGATTATATATAACATAACTTCTTCTATTTTTTTAGGCTCAATACAACGTGACACTCACCAGTCAGACTAATGCTGACCAAGTTCTCAATCAGATTCTCAGCATCTTACCAGAGAAGAACGTAGACTTCGTTCAGAAGGGGTAAGTTAAATGCTTACATCAAGTGTCTCTTGAAATGGCAATTCAAAAGGTTTTTTCTGCtaaaccagtggttcccaaccaggGGAATCAAACTAATCAATTTAAACATCAGCAGGTTGATGAGTATTTAAATCAATACAGCATTAttaatatattacaaaatataataaatatattatatcaaGTAAATTCTAaatccaaacttttttttattgatgAACCTACATTTCTGAAATACAGAACATAACTGCATGTTAatttaatacactaccagtcaaaagtttttgaaccgtaagattttaaagtagtctcttctgcttactgagcctgcatttatttgatcaaaagtacaacaaaaatagtaacatttagatttttttttttaccatttaaagtaacttttctatttgaatatattttaaaatataatttatttctgtgatttcaaagctgaatttttaacaatagtatagtgtataatgttacaaaagaaatttatttcagataaatgctgctctttggatctttctattcatcaaagaatcctgaaaaatgtactctaCTGTTTTAAAATTGCTAATAATAGAAAAATATTAcgtgaacagcaaatcagcaagactggagtaataatgctaaaaatgtagctttgatcacaggaataaattacatttaaaaaaatattcaaatagaaagcagttatttaaaatggtaaaaatatttcacaatattacggcttttgctgtattttggattgaataaatgcaggctttaaaaaaaacattaaaaatcttactgttcaaaaacttttgactggtagtgtatattaataaaaatgtttgaaaacaAGCCGCTTTGTCATAATACAGAAAATATAGTGTTTAAGTCGAAGACAATAAGAACCACGGCTAAACCAAATTACATGGATTAGTTGTTAATTTGATATATGCAATTATAATGTCCTCTTTTTTTCTGTTAGCTATACTCTGAAGTGCCACACACAGTCAGACTTTGGAAAGGTGACAATGCAGTTTGAGCTGGAGGTGTGTATGCTGCAGAAGCCTGAGGTGGTCGGGATCCGTCGACAGCGGCTCAAAGGTGACGCCTGGGTGTATAAACACCTGGTAGAGGACATCCTGTCCACCTCCAGCATCTGAAGTCATTTGAAGTCTACTTCAAGAGTGACATCACCTCTTCCCCACCCTGAGTTTAACACGGTGGGGAAGAGTTTGATGTTTGTTTGATGTCCATTTACAGAATGCACTCTAATTCTGCTTTACACTTTTTATGACCacattcataatttttcattatgtGCGGGAGATGGTACAGTATTCTGCCCTTGAGAGAAATGCAAGTTTTTTTTGTCACTTTATTATTATGACCTTCTAATTTAGCAATAAGCAATACTCATATAGCATTATGGcatcatttgtattttatttgtcttttgtttttgtgtgtctcCATGATATAATGTCTATGtcgtgttttatttgttttaacatGTAAAGTTTCTAATCTGTTACCCTGTGAGATGTCTGTCATTTTGTACATGTTTACGTTTGATAATGTCAATCTGacatgtaattaaataaatattttttaacatctATGTCTGTATTAGTGACAGgtttatttgtaaaatgtatttctcaaatcatttggagaaaaaaaaaacttcaaacaGCTGTGGTGCAGTAACACAGCATCTTAAGGACATTTTcgaaaagaaaatgtatttttaaacatCCAAATAATGAAtgcaaaaatagtttattttatcCTTTTGTATAGATCATAATTTTAGAGAGAGTTAAGAGTAGAAGAATAAAAACTACAGTATGCATAAGTggaatttgaaaataaaacaaatgtttatcgtaaaacaacaacaataagaaGCAATTTGAATGTGTCTGTCACAAAAAGAAATGtattttcaataaataaacaCCTGAGAACCAACCATAT
This region includes:
- the melk gene encoding maternal embryonic leucine zipper kinase, translated to MPIDSTSELLKHYEVYETIGSGGFAKVKLGRHILTGEKVAIKIMEKKDLGDDLPRVKIEIEAMKNLSHQHVCRLYHVIETSSKIYMVLEYCPGGELFDYIIAKDRLSEEETRVFFRQIISALAYVHSQGYAHRDLKPENLLIDEDHNLKLIDFGLCAKPKGGLGFELLTCCGSPAYAAPELIQGKAYIGSEADVWSMGVLLYALLCGFLPFDDDNCMVLYRKITRGKYSNPHWLSPASILLLNQMIQVDPKRRLTVKQLLDHPWVMKGYSSPVEWHSKYPLGHIDEDCITEMAVAFKQSRQRTVQLVSEWKYDQMTATYLLLLAKKRQGRPVRLRVECPMIDPMYSPLQDIQLKKSLRFSEDDDGVHPVVLGSMVFPPDCYDDENPWTPLTPKNTHTTNTPRMKLTSETSEKKRNEIGYSPIIEQGRPRQQKPERRDRTRENKENLNVTGTDGDVFALPPPRTPMCSRKTKSNRNVATTPNNNITTTTSDANKGAGSATKEVSRRREVDQQQNGQQGELDILAFSPERRSRSLDLAGCQVDSGQKRKGGKVFGSLERGLDKVITMLTPSKKRGPRDGPRKIKAQYNVTLTSQTNADQVLNQILSILPEKNVDFVQKGYTLKCHTQSDFGKVTMQFELEVCMLQKPEVVGIRRQRLKGDAWVYKHLVEDILSTSSI